A DNA window from Brassica napus cultivar Da-Ae chromosome C1, Da-Ae, whole genome shotgun sequence contains the following coding sequences:
- the LOC125580663 gene encoding C-factor-like gives MRCSFVMNTLVKTGGAWLVSPSLAAVRRMSVAGFATSSSSSSVPNWEGGVSMVQGASRGIGLEFVRQLLENNKKGHVVATCRNPKEATSLINLKNSFSERLFIQKLDVTDETTIEESAESVRERYGSLNLLINATGILSIPGVLQPETTLNKVEKSSLMLAYEVNAVGPILVMKHMWPLLKAGGGNGTEREVAVVANLSARVGSIGDNKLGGWHSYRASKTALNQLTKNVSVELGRRKDPVVCILLHPGTVDTDLSRPFQRNVPEGKLFTKEYSVQKLLHIINNAKKQDNGKFFAWDGQEIPW, from the exons ATGCGCTGCTCTTTCGTAATGAACACTCTAGTGAAGACAGGTGGCGCGTGGCTTGTTTCGCCGTCGTTGGCAGCTGTGAGGAGGATGAGTGTAGCTGGTTTCGccacgtcatcatcatcatcttctgtACCCAATTGGGAAGGTGGAGTTTCCATGGTACAAGGAGCTTCCAGAGGCATCGGCCTCGAGTTT GTAAGGCAGTTGTTAGAGAACAATAAGAAAGGACATGTTGTTGCCACTTGCCGGAATCCAAAAGAAGCAACAAGTCTCATTAATCTGAAGAATAGCTTCTCTGAGAGGCTTTTCATCCAAAAGCTTGATGTTACAGATGAAACCACCATTGAG GAATCAGCGGAATCTGTAAGAGAAAGATATGGTTCTCTCAACTTACTTATAAACGCAACTGGTATACTTTCAATTCCTGGTGTATTGCAGCCAG AAACAACATTGAACAAGGTTGAAAAATCATCATTGATGCTTGCATATGAGGTTAACGCGGTTGGTCCAATTCTAGTAATGAAG CATATGTGGCCTCTCCTCAAGGCTGGTGGAGGAAATGGAACCGAGAGGGAAGTTGCTGTTGTAGCCAATTTAAGCGCACGAGTTGGATCCATTGGAGATAACAAACTTGGTGGTTGGCACTCTTACAGAGCTTCAAAAACCGCACTCAACCAAT TGACGAAGAATGTATCGGTTGAGTTGGGTAGGAGGAAGGATCCTGTGGTATGCATTCTACTGCATCCAGGCACGGTAGACACTGATCTCTCTCGACCGTTCCAAAGAAATGTTCCTGAAGGAAAGCTTTTCACAAAAGAGTACTCTGTTCAGAAACTATTGCACATCATCAACAATGCAAAGAAACAAGACAACGGCAAGTTCTTTGCTTGGGATGGCCAGGAGATACCTTGGTGA
- the LOC111211629 gene encoding pentatricopeptide repeat-containing protein At4g20770 has translation MPSGSNRYLANLLRLCKDQKCKLSGKIIHGSILRTGFVGDTYLCNRLLDLYCECGDKGYARKVFYEMPVRDVYSWNAFLTFCCKVGNLGEATEVFDAMPERDVVSWNNMISVLVRKGLEEEALVVYERMVSQGFLPSRFTLASVLSACSKLLDGVTGMRCHGIAVKVGLDDNIFVGNALLSMYAKCGLMVEHGVSVFECLSEPNEVSFTAVINGLARENRVLEAVHMFRSMCEKGVQVDPVCLSNILRISAPREECDSSSEIYRNVLGKQIHSLMLRLGLQGDLHLNNSLLETCAKYEDMNSAELIFTEMHKVNVVSWNIMIAGFGQDYQSHKSIEYYKRMRECGFEPNEVTCTSVLGACFRSGDVETGRSIFSGMPSPSVTAWNALLSGYSKFEHYEETINQFREMQLQNLKPDRTTLSVILSSCARLRFLGGGKQIHGVVIRTNVSRNSHIVSGLIAMYSECEKVETSEHIFDDCITELDIACWNSMMAGLSRNLLDTKALMLFRRLLQTGVLFPNETSYATLLGSCSRLCSLLHGRQFHGHVVKSGYASDPFVETALTDMYCKCGELDSARELFDTVLVKSIVLWNEMIHGYAHNGRGDEAVGLYREMISRGERPDWITFVSLLTACNHSGLVDTGLEILSSMQRDHGIEPELDHYICIVDCLGRAGRLEDAEALAEATPYKNSSVLWEILLSSCRVHGDVSLARRIAEKLIALDPQNSATYVLLSNIYTSVRRWDEAAALQGLMNKNRVYKTPGHSWITENM, from the coding sequence ATGCCTAGTGGAAGCAATCGTTACTTAGCGAATCTCTTACGTCTTTGCAAAGATCAAAAGTGTAAACTTTCCGGTAAAATCATTCATGGGTCCATCCTTCGGACTGGATTTGTAGGCGATACTTATCTCTGTAATCGCTTACTAGACTTATACTGCGAGTGTGGTGATAAAGGTTACGCACGTAAGGTGTTCTACGAAATGCCTGTGAGAGATGTTTACTCGTGGAATGCTTTCCTGACGTTTTGTTGTAAAGTTGGGAACTTGGGTGAAGCCACTGAGGTGTTTGATGCAATGCCTGAGAGAGATGTAGTGTCGTGGAACAACATGATTAGCGTCTTGGTACGTAAAGGTTTAGAGGAGGAAGCTTTGGTTGTTTATGAGAGGATGGTTTCTCAAGGGTTTTTGCCTTCTCGGTTCACGCTAGCTAGCGTTTTGAGCGCTTGTAGCAAGCTTTTGGATGGTGTAACGGGTATGAGATGTCACGGGATTGCTGTTAAAGTTGGTCTTGATGATAACATTTTCGTTGGCAATGCTTTGTTGTCTATGTATGCTAAGTGCGGGCTAATGGTTGAACATGGTGTTAGCGTCTTTGAATGTCTCTCTGAGCCTAATGAGGTCTCTTTTACCGCTGTGATCAACGGGTTAGCTCGGGAGAATAGAGTTTTGGAGGCAGTTCACATGTTTAGATCGATGTGCGAGAAAGGTGTCCAGGTGGATCCTGTTTGCTTATCTAATATTCTCAGGATCTCTGCTCCAAGAGAAGAATGTGATAGCTCTAGTGAAATCTATCGCAATGTTTTGGGGAAACAGATCCATAGTCTCATGTTGAGACTTGGGTTACAAGGAGATCTCCATCTGAACAACTCTCTGCTCGAAACTTGCGCAAAGTATGAAGACATGAATAGTGCAGAGCTGATTTTTACTGAGATGCATAAAGTGAATGTTGTCTCTTGGAACATTATGATAGCTGGGTTTGGTCAGGACTATCAAAGTCACAAATCGATTGAATATTATAAGAGAATGAGAGAGTGTGGTTTTGAACCGAACGAAGTTACATGCACTTCTGTTCTTGGAGCTTGCTTTCGTTCAGGGGATGTTGAAACTGGTAGGAGTATATTCAGTGGCATGCCTAGCCCCAGTGTTACCGCTTGGAATGCTTTGCTCTCTGGCTACTCCAAGTTTGAACACTATGAGGAAACAATAAACCAGTTCAGAGAAATGCAGCTTCAGAATCTGAAACCAGATAGAACAACTTTGAGTGTGATACTAAGCTCATGCGCGAGATTGAGATTTCTAGGAGGAGGAAAACAGATCCACGGTGTGGTGATAAGGACCAATGTTTCTAGGAACAGTCACATAGTTAGTGGTCTTATTGCAATGTACTCTGAATGTGAGAAGGTAGAGACATCTGAACACATCTTTGATGATTGTATAACAGAACTAGATATAGCTTGTTGGAACTCCATGATGGCAGGTCTCAGTCGCAACTTGCTTGACACAAAAGCTTTAATGCTATTCAGAAGATTGCTTCAGACTGGTGTGTTGTTTCCTAATGAAACTTCATACGCTACTTTGTTAGGTAGCTGTTCGAGGTTATGTAGTTTGCTCCATGGAAGACAGTTTCATGGACATGTAGTGAAGAGCGGATATGCAAGTGATCCCTTTGTTGAAACCGCTCTTACGGATATGTACTGTAAGTGCGGTGAACTAGACTCGGCTCGAGAGTTGTTTGATACCGTGTTGGTTAAAAGCATAGTTCTTTGGAACGAGATGATACACGGGTATGCTCATAACGGACGAGGTGACGAAGCTGTTGGTCTCTACAGAGAGATGATTTCAAGGGGAGAGAGGCCAGACTGGATAACTTTTGTCTCCCTGTTGACTGCTTGTAACCACTCAGGACTGGTGGACACCGGGCTTGAGATACTCAGTTCCATGCAGAGAGATCATGGTATTGAGCCGGAGCTGGATCATTACATCTGTATAGTTGATTGTCTTGGAAGAGCTGGCCGGCTTGAAGACGCAGAGGCACTTGCAGAAGCTACACCATACAAAAACAGCTCTGTTCTATGGGAGATTCTGCTTAGTTCATGTAGAGTCCATGGTGATGTGAGCTTGGCTAGACGAATCGCAGAGAAACTCATAGCTCTGGATCCTCAGAACTCAGCAACTTATGTGCTGCTAAGCAACATATATACTTCTGTGAGACGGTGGGATGAAGCTGCAGCTCTTCAAGGGTTGATGAACAAAAACAGAGTGTATAAGACTCCAGGTCATAGCTGGATCACAGAGAACATGTAA
- the LOC111211642 gene encoding pentatricopeptide repeat-containing protein At4g20740, producing the protein MLFNTLAQVYREKWKSRQKKTAMKLPKSPNLPEKPLKPNFLHGHRKPSRNRPVVHGGLFSNRQYLSRHPPQSQSNAVTNRTPFDLRKWDPQSRPRPSPPPSPPSATISAASERLSPIARFVLDAFRKNHNHWGPSVVSELNKLRRVTPSTVAEVLKVGNDAAVAAKFFHWAGKQKGYRHDFASYNAFAYCLNRTGNFRAADQLPELMDSQGRPPSDKQFEILIRMHADTKRGLRVYYVYEKMKKFGFKPTVFLYNRIMDALMKCGYFDLALAVYDDFREDGLVEERTTFMILVKGLCKAGRMEEMLEIVQRMRDDLCKPDVFAYTAMIKTLVSEGNIDGSLRVWEEMKRDEVKPDVMAYGTLVVGLCKDGRVERGYELFVEMKEKGVLIDRDIYRVLIEGFVADGKVRCACDLWEDLVGSGYIADLGIYNAVIKGLCTVSQVDKAYKLFQVAVEEELEPDFETLSPIMVAYVVMKRLSDFIELLERIGESGYPVADYLSQFFKLLCADEEKRTIALDVFDVLKTKGHGSVSVYNILMEALYKMGDVEKSLSLLSEMREFGFEPDSSSFSIAICCSVENGEVQEACSYHEKITEMSCVPSIAAYLSLARGLSQIGEIDAVMLLVRECLGNVESGPMEFKYALRVCHVCKASSAETVMEVIDEMNKEGVCISEVIYCAIISGMSKHGTIKAAREVFAELKNRKIMTEAEMVVYDEMLVEQTKKKTADLVLSGIKFFGLESKLRAKGCRILD; encoded by the coding sequence ATGCTATTTAACACATTAGCTCAAGTGTACCGAGAGAAGTGGAAGAGCAGGCAAAAAAAAACCGCGATGAAATTACCAAAATCTCCAAATCTCCCTGAGAAACCACTTAAACCCAACTTCTTACACGGCCACCGTAAACCCTCCCGTAACCGTCCCGTCGTCCACGGTGGTCTCTTCTCCAACCGCCAATACCTCTCCAGACACCCACCCCAATCACAATCCAACGCCGTCACCAACCGAACCCCCTTCGATCTCCGCAAATGGGACCCGCAATCCCGCCCCCGACCTTCTCCGCCGCCGTCTCCTCCTTCCGCAACCATCTCCGCCGCCTCCGAGCGTCTATCCCCGATCGCGCGCTTCGTCCTCGACGCCTTCCGCAAGAACCATAACCACTGGGGCCCATCCGTCGTCTCGGAGCTGAACAAACTCCGCCGCGTCACGCCGAGCACCGTCGCCGAGGTTCTGAAAGTAGGAAACGACGCCGCCGTCGCGGCGAAGTTCTTCCACTGGGCCGGTAAGCAGAAAGGGTACAGACACGACTTCGCGTCCTACAACGCCTTCGCGTATTGCCTTAACCGAACCGGAAACTTCCGCGCGGCGGATCAGTTGCCGGAGCTCATGGACTCCCAGGGAAGACCTCCGTCGGATAAACAGTTCGAGATTCTGATCAGGATGCACGCTGATACCAAGAGAGGGTTGAGAGTTTATTACGTTTacgagaagatgaagaagtttGGATTCAAACCCACTGTGTTCTTGTACAATAGGATAATGGACGCTTTGATGAAATGCGGTTATTTTGATTTAGCCTTAGCTGTTTATGATGATTTTAGAGAAGACGGTTTAGTTGAGGAACGTACCACTTTCATGATCTTGGTGAAAGGATTGTGCAAAGCCGGTAGAATGGAGGAGATGTTAGAGATAGTGCAGAGGATGAGGGATGATCTGTGTAAGCCTGATGTGTTTGCTTACACGGCGATGATCAAGACGTTGGTTTCCGAAGGGAATATTGATGGGAGTTTACGGGTTTGGGAGGAGATGAAACGCGATGAGGTGAAACCGGATGTGATGGCGTATGGAACGCTTGTTGTGGGTCTGTGTAAAGACGGTAGAGTTGAAAGAGGGTATGAGTTGTTTGTGGAGATGAAGGAAAAGGGGGTTTTGATTGATAGGGATATCTATAGGGTTTTGATTGAAGGGTTTGTAGCGGATGGGAAGGTTAGATGTGCTTGTGATCTGTGGGAGGATCTGGTGGGTTCTGGGTATATTGCTGATCTTGGGATATATAATGCAGTTATTAAAGGGCTGTGTACTGTGAGCCAGGTTGATAAAGCATATAAGCTCTTCCAAGTTGCAGTTGAGGAAGAACTAGAGCCAGATTTTGAGACTTTGAGTCCTATTATGGTTGCTTATGTGGTGATGAAGAGATTGAGTGATTTTATAGAGTTGCTAGAACGAATTGGGGAGTCAGGATACCCTGTAGCAGATTACCTTTCACAGTTTTTTAAATTGTTGTGTGCTGACGAAGAAAAGAGAACGATAGCTTTAGATGTCTTTGATGTACTAAAGACTAAAGGTCATGGCAGTGTCTCTGTGTACAACATTCTCATGGAAGCTCTTTACAAGATGGGGGATGTTGAAAAGTCTTTGTCACTTTTATCTGAAATGAGGGAGTTTGGGTTTGAACCAGATTCATCATCGTTCAGTATTGCAATTTGCTGTTCTGTTGAGAATGGGGAAGTCCAAGAGGCTTGTTCGTATCATGAAAAAATCACCGAGATGTCGTGTGTTCCTTCCATAGCCGCTTATCTATCTCTTGCTAGAGGACTCAGCCAAATTGGAGAAATTGATGCGGTGATGTTATTAGTTCGTGAATGCCTGGGAAACGTTGAAAGTGGTCCTATGGAGTTTAAGTACGCTCTGAGGGTCTGTCATGTATGCAAAGCGAGTAGCGCTGAGACGGTTATGGAAGTCATTGATGAGATGAACAAGGAAGGTGTATGTATCAGTGAAGTCATATACTGTGCGATTATCTCTGGTATGTCTAAGCATGGAACAATCAAAGCCGCAAGAGAAGTCTTTGCGGAACtgaaaaacagaaaaattatGACAGAGGCTGAAATGGTAGTCTATGATGAAATGTTGGTTGAGCAGACAAAGAAGAAAACAGCTGATTTGGTGCTTTCAGGGATCAAGTTTTTCGGTCTTGAGTCAAAACTAAGAGCAAAAGGTTGCAGAATACTCGATTAA